The following are from one region of the Sorghum bicolor cultivar BTx623 chromosome 2, Sorghum_bicolor_NCBIv3, whole genome shotgun sequence genome:
- the LOC8054792 gene encoding indole-3-acetic acid-induced protein ARG7: MPEKGRKPAGLIMKTLDRCRSARRSKPAPAPEGCFTVCVGAGRQRFMVRTECVNHPLFRALLEEAEEVFGYAAAGPLALPCDADAFVRVLEQIEEEDAAGQAAATTVARCGLVRGHSAYGRLLVPARPLLVGRS, translated from the coding sequence ATGCCGGAGAAAGGAAGGAAGCCGGCGGGGCTCATCATGAAGACGCTGGACCGGTGCCGCAGCGCGCGGAGGAGcaagccggcgccggcgccggagggGTGCTTCACGGTGTGCGTCGGCGCGGGGCGGCAGCGCTTCATGGTCCGGACGGAGTGCGTGAACCACCCGCTGTTCCGGGCGCTGCTGGAGGAGGCCGAGGAGGTGTTCGGGTACGCGGCCGCCGGCCCGCTCGCGCTGCCGTGCGACGCCGACGCCTTCGTGCGGGTGCTGGAGCAGATCGAGGAGGAGGACGCGGCTGGccaggcggcggcgacgaccgtGGCGAGGTGCGGCCTTGTCAGGGGCCACTCCGCGTACGGCCGGCTGCTCGTCCCCGCCCGGCCTCTCCTCGTCGGCCGGTCCTAG
- the LOC8054793 gene encoding uncharacterized protein LOC8054793, whose translation MAAMASSSPMAVMATPAAVLLAALVLMMLSGAEAKFLRPNNITVVGSVYCDACSNNTFSKHSFFLKGAKVLIKCSFKVNSTSSEELSLEAERTTDQHGVYKLDVPPVDGFECREGHEVRSACRATLVRSSSAACNVPGLGDSTQHIALRSRATSACFLNLNALNFRPAKRDGALCHGHGHGDDGGDAFGSSLFFWPFLPLFWPPFRVPGGGAGGTVSFPWPFPVPDWLVPFLRPPFLPFPLYEPAPAPPPPFYRFPPSQEPASRP comes from the exons ATGGCCGCAATGGCGAGCAGCAGCCCCATGGCGGTGATGGCGACTCCGGCCGCCGTGCTCCTGGCGGCGCTGGTGCTGATGATGCTCAGTGGCGCGGAGGCCAAGTTTCTGCGGCCCAACAACATCACCGTCGTTGGCTCCGTGTACTGCGACGCCTGCTCCAACAATACCTTCTCCAAGCATAGCTTCTTCTTGAAAG GAGCCAAGGTGCTGATCAAGTGCAGCTTCAAGGTGAACTCGACGTCGTCCGAGGAGCTGTCCCTGGAAGCGGAGCGCACCACCGACCAGCACGGCGTGTACAAGCTGGACGTGCCCCCCGTGGACGGCTTCGAGTGCCGCGAGGGCCACGAGGTCCGGTCGGCGTGCCGCGCCACTCTGGTCCGGAGCTCCTCCGCCGCCTGCAACGTCCCGGGCCTCGGCGACTCCACGCAGCACATCGCGCTCCGCTCCCGCGCCACCAGCGCCTGCTTCCTCAACCTCAACGCGCTCAACTTCCGCCCCGCCAAACGGGACGGCGCGCTCTGCCACGGCCACGGTCACGGGGACGACGGGGGCGACGCGTTCGGCTCCTCGCTTTTCTTCTGGCCGTTCTTGCCGCTCTTCTGGCCACCGTTCCGGGTCccgggcggcggcgccggcgggacGGTGTCGTTCCCGTGGCCGTTCCCGGTGCCGGACTGGCTCGTGCCGTTCCTGCGGCCACCGTTCTTGCCATTCCCGCTCTAcgagccggcgccggcgccaccgccgccgttctACCGCTTCCCGCCTTCCCAAGAACCGGCCTCTCGGCCTTGA
- the LOC8054794 gene encoding bidirectional sugar transporter SWEET11, translating into MAGGLFSMEHPWVSAFGILGNIISFLVFLAPVPTFLRVYRKKSTEGFSSVPYVVALFSCTLWILYAVVKTNSSPLLTINAFGCVVEATYILLYLIYAPRAARLRALAFFFLLDVAALALIVVVVVVLVAEPHRVKVLGSICLAFSMAVFVAPLSVIFVVIRTKSAEFMPFTLSFFLTLSAVAWFLYGIFTKDPYVTLPNVGGFFFGCIQMVLYCCYRKPSASVVLPTTTDAAATEMELPLAAHQAVAPVLAELQKLEEAMGSPRKHGGVVKVV; encoded by the exons ATGGCAGGAGGGCTCTTCTCCATGGAGCACCCATGGGTCTCTGCTTTTGGCATTCTAG GCAACATCATCTCCTTCCTGGTGTTCCTCGCACCAGT GCCGACGTTCCTTCGCGTGTACCGGAAGAAGTCGACGGAGGGGTTCAGCTCGGTGCCGTACGTGGTGGCCCTGTTCAGCTGCACGCTGTGGATCCTGTACGCGGTGGTGAAGACCAACTCGAGCCCGCTGCTGACCATCAACGCCTTCGGCTGCGTGGTGGAGGCCACCTACATCCTGCTCTACCTCATCTACGCGCCCCGGGCCGCCAGGCTCAGGgcgctcgccttcttcttcctcctcgacgTGGCCGCCTTGgcgctcatcgtcgtcgtcgtcgtcgtgctcGTCGCGGAGCCGCACCGCGTAAAAGTGCTCGGCAGCATCTGCCTCGCCTTCTCCATGGCCGTCTTCGTCGCGCCCCTCAGCGTCATC TTTGTTGTGATCAGGACCAAGAGTGCCGAGTTCATGCCCTTCAccctctccttcttcctcaCCCTCAGCGCCGTCGCATGGTTCTTGTACGGCATCTTCACCAAGGACCCCTACGTCACg ctcCCGAACGTGGGCGGCTTCTTCTTCGGTTGCATCCAGATGGTGCTCTACTGCTGCTACCGGAAGCCCTCGGCGTCCGTGGTCCTGCCGACGACGACGGACGCCGCCGCCACGGAGATGGAGCTGCCCCTCGCCGCCCACCAGGCCGTGGCCCCGGTGCTGGCCGAGCTGCAGAAGCTGGAGGAGGCCATGGGGTCGCCGCGCAAGCATGGCGGCGTCGTCAAGGTCGTCTGA